The Vibrio echinoideorum genome includes a region encoding these proteins:
- a CDS encoding globin family protein, protein MKPNELFYESFERCRIDQEFLESFLADFCEHNPRFSERFEKIGLEQQTKMLKASIILIYNSSGLPSVRNSVKKLGKRHKDLGLDISEIELNEWFNSLLNTVKKYDPHYDENVERAWAETLDAGLTIMKKECVEK, encoded by the coding sequence ATGAAACCGAATGAACTGTTTTATGAAAGCTTTGAGCGTTGCCGGATTGATCAAGAATTCTTGGAAAGCTTTCTGGCAGACTTCTGCGAGCATAACCCAAGGTTTTCAGAACGTTTTGAAAAGATAGGGTTAGAGCAGCAAACTAAGATGCTTAAGGCCTCGATCATTCTTATTTATAATTCCTCTGGTCTGCCAAGTGTGCGGAACTCGGTCAAGAAACTGGGGAAAAGGCACAAAGATTTGGGGTTGGACATTTCAGAAATTGAATTAAACGAATGGTTTAATTCGCTGCTCAATACGGTTAAAAAGTACGATCCTCATTATGATGAGAACGTAGAACGAGCTTGGGCAGAAACGCTGGATGCTGGTCTAACGATCATGAAAAAAGAGTGTGTTGAAAAATAA
- a CDS encoding VOC family protein, producing the protein MFSHVFLGTEDIERAKSFYDPIMKMLGYNEGSIDPKGRCVYVSKTGVLGLTKPIDGQPATYGNGMTVGFLASSPEMVDEWHRIGVENGGTSIEGGPGARGSDERRLYMAYLRDPDGNKICATHFMS; encoded by the coding sequence ATGTTCAGCCATGTTTTTCTCGGAACCGAAGATATTGAACGTGCGAAGTCGTTCTATGATCCAATTATGAAGATGCTTGGTTACAACGAAGGCTCAATCGATCCTAAAGGGCGTTGTGTTTACGTGAGCAAAACGGGTGTACTAGGTTTAACCAAACCGATTGATGGTCAGCCAGCGACTTATGGCAATGGTATGACGGTAGGATTCTTGGCGAGTTCACCAGAAATGGTGGATGAATGGCATCGCATCGGCGTCGAAAATGGTGGTACTAGCATTGAAGGTGGCCCCGGAGCGAGAGGTTCTGACGAGCGTCGCTTGTACATGGCTTACTTGCGAGACCCTGATGGAAACAAGATTTGTGCAACTCACTTTATGTCATAG
- a CDS encoding LysR substrate-binding domain-containing protein — MGLFENRQQTLSLLHTFSVAAKHLSFTLAADELFLTQGGVSHRIKKLEQQLKFNLFVRKTRKLELTPEGQRVLSMLSVSFESIFSELMDIQTGELSGELYIATSPYFASSWLMPRLPEFRRLYPNLSIKLQTKQNQSDFQFEPYDVAIFYSEGHYPNHYSERLFSGIRMPVCSPEYAKRFNLEKGLQQLDSVQFIHSGDVTAWQRWLEAAQSEVDCTLKCDYYSDNRIAMDAARLSMGVALGRLEFATTQIEQGGLVAPFMSIESGKGYDLVCPKGMEQRTKFQVFTQWVKQQL; from the coding sequence ATGGGGCTGTTTGAAAATCGCCAACAAACATTGTCGTTGCTGCACACCTTCAGTGTGGCGGCTAAACATTTAAGCTTCACCCTTGCCGCCGATGAACTATTTCTGACTCAAGGTGGAGTCAGTCATCGCATCAAGAAACTTGAGCAGCAGCTTAAATTTAATCTATTTGTGCGTAAAACGAGAAAGCTAGAATTGACCCCAGAAGGACAACGCGTTCTCTCGATGCTGAGTGTCTCATTCGAATCTATTTTCTCTGAACTGATGGACATTCAAACTGGAGAGCTAAGTGGGGAGTTGTACATCGCGACATCGCCTTATTTTGCTTCCTCGTGGTTAATGCCACGCTTGCCAGAATTCAGACGCTTGTATCCGAATCTAAGCATCAAATTACAAACCAAACAGAACCAATCTGACTTTCAGTTTGAACCTTATGACGTGGCAATTTTCTACAGCGAGGGTCACTATCCGAATCATTATAGTGAGCGACTATTTTCAGGAATTAGAATGCCTGTATGCAGTCCTGAATATGCGAAGAGGTTCAATCTTGAGAAGGGCTTGCAACAATTGGATAGTGTGCAGTTTATTCATAGTGGAGACGTGACGGCTTGGCAGCGTTGGTTGGAAGCGGCTCAAAGTGAGGTTGATTGTACTCTAAAGTGTGATTACTACAGTGACAACCGTATAGCGATGGACGCGGCAAGGTTATCGATGGGTGTAGCACTAGGAAGACTCGAGTTTGCGACAACTCAAATTGAACAGGGTGGGTTGGTTGCTCCTTTTATGAGTATTGAGTCGGGTAAAGGTTACGATCTTGTATGTCCGAAAGGGATGGAGCAACGGACTAAGTTTCAAGTGTTTACTCAATGGGTTAAGCAGCAGTTATGA
- a CDS encoding 6-phospho-beta-glucosidase: MKQAQKLKVAVIGGGSSYTPELIEGLLKRYHELPISDLWLVDIEEGMEKAQVIADLTQRMIRKANCDITVHLTTDRKAALVDANFVCSQFRAGRIEARLRDERIALKYRMIGQETNGLGGFSNACRTIPIALKIAKEMEALCPNAWLLNFTNPSGMVTEALIKHSTIKTVGLCNIPVNMERGAAKMLGAVREDITMQIAGLNHLVWARKVLHNGEDKLQEVIDQLLGGNDQMMPKNIPPFEWDAELIRSLNLVPCAYLRYYYQSRDILDKEFAASEKSENRADLVAKVEQQLLEIYRDPMLDTKPKLLEERGGAHYSEAACELMSSIHNNKRSIMHVNTRNNGAIQGLPDDCAVEVSSVITNSAILPLNVEPFDSDTLRLIQQMKEFETLTVKAAMTGDIALAKRALILNPIVDSGSHIDEALLETIRENLDFMPAFAHRSTQSEQ, encoded by the coding sequence ATGAAGCAAGCACAAAAACTCAAAGTTGCGGTCATTGGTGGTGGATCAAGTTACACCCCTGAGCTGATCGAAGGCTTACTAAAACGCTATCACGAATTACCTATTTCTGACCTTTGGCTTGTCGATATCGAAGAAGGTATGGAAAAAGCTCAAGTGATTGCAGATTTGACGCAGCGAATGATTAGAAAAGCGAACTGTGACATCACAGTGCACCTCACGACAGACCGAAAAGCAGCGCTTGTGGACGCGAATTTTGTCTGTTCTCAATTTAGGGCTGGTCGAATAGAAGCAAGGCTACGTGATGAAAGAATTGCATTAAAGTATCGCATGATAGGGCAAGAAACTAACGGATTGGGTGGTTTCTCTAATGCTTGTCGAACCATACCAATTGCATTAAAGATCGCCAAAGAGATGGAAGCACTTTGCCCCAATGCGTGGCTGCTCAACTTTACCAATCCATCAGGTATGGTTACCGAGGCCTTGATTAAGCACTCAACCATCAAGACGGTCGGCTTGTGCAATATCCCCGTGAACATGGAGCGCGGAGCAGCAAAAATGCTTGGCGCTGTACGCGAAGACATCACCATGCAAATCGCAGGTTTGAATCACCTAGTGTGGGCCCGAAAAGTACTTCATAACGGCGAAGACAAGCTCCAAGAAGTGATAGACCAACTCCTCGGAGGCAATGACCAAATGATGCCTAAAAACATCCCACCCTTTGAATGGGATGCCGAGTTGATTCGCTCATTGAACCTGGTGCCGTGCGCTTACCTACGTTACTACTACCAATCACGAGATATTCTAGACAAAGAATTTGCGGCGTCTGAAAAGAGCGAAAATCGCGCCGACTTGGTTGCAAAAGTTGAACAACAATTGCTCGAAATCTACAGAGACCCGATGCTGGATACCAAACCGAAATTATTAGAAGAACGAGGTGGGGCCCATTATTCTGAAGCAGCTTGTGAACTAATGAGCAGTATTCACAACAACAAGCGTTCTATCATGCACGTTAACACTCGCAATAATGGGGCGATTCAAGGGCTTCCTGATGACTGCGCGGTAGAAGTCAGCTCAGTTATTACTAACAGCGCGATCCTTCCATTGAATGTCGAACCTTTTGATAGCGATACGTTACGCCTAATCCAACAAATGAAAGAGTTTGAAACCTTAACAGTGAAGGCCGCGATGACGGGGGATATTGCATTAGCTAAACGCGCTTTGATCCTTAATCCTATTGTTGATAGCGGCTCACACATTGATGAGGCGTTATTAGAAACAATTCGAGAGAACCTAGACTTCATGCCTGCGTTTGCTCATCGATCAACACAAAGTGAGCAGTAA